AAAgagaatttttattttcttcactACTAGACACAACAAAAACTTTATTTAAAAAGAAGTGTGAAGAATATTTTTGTCCAAATAANNNNNNNNNNNNNNNNNNNNNNNNNNNNNNNNNNNNNNNNNNNNNNNNNNNNNNNNNNNNNNNNNNNNNNNNNNNNNNNNNNNNNNNNNNNNNNNNNNNNNNNNNNNNNNNNNNNNNNNNNNNNNNNNNNNNNNNNNNNNNNNNNNNNNNNNNNNNNNNNNNNNNNNNNNNNNNNNNNNNNNNNNNNNNNNNNNNNNNNNNNNNNNNNNNNNNNNNNNNNNNNNNNNNNNNNNNNNNNNNNNNNNNNNNNNNNNNNNNNNNNNNNNNNNNNNNNNNNNNNNNNNNNNNNNNNNNNNNNNNNNNNNNNNNNNNNNNNNNNNNNNNNNNNNNNNNNNNNNNNNNNNNNNNNNNNNNNNNNNNNNNNNNNNNNNNNNNNNNNNNNNNNNNNNNNNNNNNNNNNNNNNNNNNNNNNNNNNNNNNNNNNNNNNNNNNNNNNNNNNNNNNNNNNNNNNNNNNNNNNNNNNNNNNNNNNNNNNNNNNNNNNNNNNNNNNNNNNNNNNNNNNNNNNNNNNNNNNNNNNNNNNNNNNNNNNNNNNNNNNNNNNNNNNNNNNNNNNNNNNNNNNNNNNNNNNNNNNNNNNNNNNNNNNNNNNNNNNNNNNNNNNNNNNNNNNNNNNNNNNNNNNNNNNNNNNNNNNNNNNNNNNNNNNNNNNNNNNNNNNNNNNNNNNNNNNNNNNNNNNNNNNNNNNNNNNNNNNNNNNNNNNNNNNNNNNNNNNNNNNNNNNNNNNNNNNNNNNNNNNNNNNNNNNNNNNNNNNNNNNNNNNNNNNNNNNNNNNNNNNNNNNNNNNNNNNNNNNNNNNNNNNNNNNNNNNNNNNNNNNNNNNNNNNNNNNNNNNNNNNNNNNNNNNNNNNNNNNNNNNNNNNNNNNNNNNNNNNNNNNNNTTATATTTTAGGTCTGTtatacatacaagtctttttggcttacaaggtATACAAGTTGTTCTAAGTCTAAGAAAAAAACACACGCGCCACTCTTTTAGAATCAAGCGTCCAACGCATGCGCCTTAATCACCCTTCCACAACACgttcactcttcctcttcttcctcaatcaaaacgcaaACCGTCAAGATTCAAGGGACATTCGAAACAAACTACGATTCTGCAGAAACGTTCCAACTCCTCGCGAAGAGtaaaagaaatcaagaagaaaagatacaaatctccatcaaaaatcaccagaaaaaacgaagaaacattattcaaagtactgttttactgttcttctaggtttttcttctagattgtctctgtcatatgcctcatccttaaccagcaaaacattaaaagatttcaagaagaaatatactgtctccctctgttttgggtgtatttcttaaatcctttgggtgtatttctataactgtttgggtgtatttctgtaatcctttctgtaaccgtttgggtgtatttctgtaatcgtttgagtGTATTTATGTAATCGTTTGAGtatatttctgaagttccattatcttcaaaacgattttaaagcttgatttcagaaaccatgaaaatcgaaaaaaaaaaaaacaaaacaaagagaaaacgcACGAAGGAGATCCAACAAATTTGACAAGCAACTCGaaaaaaagaaacgaaatcttttgaaaaatggaagtTATATATTTACGCGTTAAttgatttaaattaatttaaaagtcTGTTAAAAAAGCACGTAACACAAACAACGCGTTTAGTGGATTTTGTTCTCTTCAAACTTGTAAAGCTTATAAACGTAAAACATTTGTATGTAGAGATTTTCTCTTTATATTTTCTCATACAATAATACACCTTTTATAATAATGAGTTGATTCAAGATCTTAGTCCTGATAAACCTTTACAACCGGGAATATTACGCCACTCAATTTCACATTCTATTTCACCGCACTCAACATTTTTCAGTCTTAAAATCATAGGTTGGACTATACTCCCATTGCGCCAAAAGCATGTGCTCTCTTCAGCTAGACAGTTAGTCCTATTTGGTTGAATTTTCTTCACCACACATCCATCTGGCAAACTCTTTAATCCCATCAAATGGCACCCAATATACGGCCTTATGTCTATAAATGCATCGCCCATTTCATCGTCTGCAGTGAATATGTCTTTGTCGAAAACTTGCTGCATAGTCAAACATATATGACAATCATCATAAATGTAAATCACAAAAATGAAAAAGCTTCTGCACTAATTTTCTTGAATGTATAACACGTACCATAGTTATTGGAGTTGCAACATCCTTAACATAAAGAGTCAATTCTTCATTCCATACTGGATTAATATTTTTCCGTATGTACGCGGTTTTCAACTTCTGCATATGTATCAAATTAAATAATCAATTTATCGCATTGCTACAATATTGTATTATTTAAGCATGTATATAAGTATATtcaatgagaaaaaaaaatagatttttgaccTGTTCTTCCATTTTGACAACAACATAAGGGTCACTAGAATAAGTATCGCGTATTGCGAGATTAATGCCTCTTTTAATCCTAAGTTTGATAGCACCAAGTATATGTTCCACTGACATATTCCTTGTCGTAGACACCAACACTTAAAATCACCAGAGGGATAATAATTACGTTCTTGATGATGATGCTATTGTTTATCTACCAAGAGATAATTTGAATTTGACGTATAGCTATCTTTAATATATATTAACATTAactaaaatcaagaagaaagtGATAACCACAGACTAAACAAGAATATGTTGCACAGTTACACTAATCTTTTAAATAGAATTGACAGTTCAGCAAAAGAATCTCAAAATACAAACGTTAACAACTGAACCCAACTAAAAGAATATGTAGTTACTAATTAGTGTCATGTATGTGCATACAATGTTTTTGCTTGTCCGATTTTTACTGATCTAAAATATTAACTTTAAAAGTTCCGTTATAGACTGAGCCAAAATGGGTCCGTCGTTCCACAAATGGTTATTCTGGTCGTGCCTTTCCCACAATGGAATACTGTCCATAGTTAGCTTATGCGACAATGTGCATTCTTTTTTACTATTTAATTTGTACTGTATATTGTTGAACACTCATTTAGTTGGTGACCGCAAGAATATtcctaaataaattaaaaaaagtgcTAATAGATAATTAGGATCtatattatgaaaaaaaatcaTCATCTATTTTAACCTCTTTAATTAATGAGAAAGTGGACCGTGGACGTGGACTCCACTGACCTCACAATGAATTAGATGGAGCCATGGCAATACTACGACGTGAAGAAAGATAATATTCAATAATGTCTGGTGTAATCGGCGACTTGTTTATTagctatttttttatataaataatgaGTAATACTTTANNNNNNNNNNNNNNNNNNNNNNNNNNNNNNNNNNNNNNNNNNNNNNNNNNNNNNNNNNNNNNNNNNNNNNNNNNNNNNNNNNNNNNNNNNNNNNNNNNNNNNNNNNNNNNNNNNNNNNNNNNNNNNNNNNNNNNNNNNNNNNNNNNNNNNNNNNNNNNNNNNNNNNNNNNNNNNNNNNNNNNNNNNNNNNNNNNNNNNNNNNNNNNNNNNNNNNNNNNNNNNNNNNNNNNNNNNNNNNNNNNNNNNNNNNNNNNNNNNNNNNNNNNNNNNNNNNNNNNNNNNNNNNNNNNNNNNNNNNNNNNNNNNNNNNNNNNNNNNNNNNNNNNNNNNNNNNNNNNNNNNNNNNNNNNNNNNNNNNNNNNNNNNNNNNNNNNNNNNNNNNNNNNNNNNNNNNNNNNNNNNNNNNNNNNNNNNNNNNNNNNNNNNNNNNNNNNNNNNNNNNNNNNNNNNNNNNNNNNNNNNNNNNNNNNNNNNNNNNNNNNNNNNNNNNNNNNNNNNNNNNNNNNNNNNNNNNNNNNNNNNNNNNNNNNNNNNNNNNNNNNNNNNNNNNNNNNNNNNNNNNNNNNNNNNNNNNNNNNNNNNNNNNNNNNNNNNNNNNNNNNNNNNNNNNNNNNNNNNNNNNNNNNNNNNNNNNNNNNNNNNNNNNNNNNNNNNNNNNNNNNNNNNNNNNNNNNNNNNNNNNNNNNNNNNNNNNNNNNNNNNNNNNNNNNNNNNNNNNNNNNNNNNNNNNNNNNNNNNNNNNNNNNNNNAGTAATATatttaacaaaataaagaaaaaaaaattaatttgttaattaaaatttattaaaaattaaattagacaacataattttttttaaaaacatttgaaaaattaCCCTTTTAATACGAGCAGTCCAACCACCCAAAAAGAAATAGAGCCCTATGAACTGGTGCGCATGTTATCATAGTTTATTGTTTTGGCCTTTGAATAATTAagtttaatataataacaaataCAACAAATAATCAATTCATTTTTCTGCTGCCATGGATGGAGCTTCTTCTCTGCACATAGTAATGTATCCATGGCTTGCCATGGGGCACCTCACCCCATTTCTTCACCTCTCCAACAAGCTTGCAAACAGAGGCCACAGAATCTCCTTCTTCATACCCAAAAGAACAATATCAAAGCTTCAACATCTAAACCTCcacccacaactcatcaccttcaTTCCCATCATTGTTCCTCAATGCCCTGGCCTCCCCCATGAAGCTGAAACCACTTCAGATGTCCCCTTCTCCTCAATCAAACACATCGCTACTGCCATGGACCTCACATACAATGTCATAGAGCTTCTCCTCAAGGATCTAAACCCACAAATCGTTATCTTTGATTTCCAACACTGGCTTCCAAACATTGCAAGAAGTCATGGCATAAAATGTGTCCAATACTTCGTAGTTAACCCTGCAACTATAGCTTACCTTGCATCCCCAGCTAGAATGCGCCAAGGAAGAAACATAACCGAATCAGATCTCAATAACCCACCATCTCCAGATTTCCCTGAAGCTTCAATAATCGATCTTCGTGCCCACGAGCTTCGAAACATGGTTGCATTTAGAAAACGGGAATTCGGAAGCGGTGTTCTCTTCTTTGATAGGCTCAGCACCGGTGCGGATTTATCAGATGCAGTTGCATTCaaaagttgcagagaaattgAAGGTCCATACGTGGATTATCTTGAATCCCAATACAAAAAACCCGTTATTCTATCGGGTCCTCTTTTACCTGAACAACCAAACACTGCCTTAGATGAAAAATGGGAATCATGGCTTAGTAAATTTAAATCCGGTTCAGTTATTTACTGTGCACTTGGAACTGAAAGCCCTATGGAGAAAAACCAAGTGCAGGAATTGTTACTTGGACTTGAACTAACAGGTTTTCCGTTCCTTGCGGTAATTAAACCCCCTATGGGATATGATTCCATTGAAGAAGTGTTACCAGAAGGATTCAAAGAAAGGACAAAAGAAAGAAGTGTTGTACACGGAGGATGGGTGCCGCAACAATTGATATTGGGGCACTCTAGTGTTGGATGCTTCATAACACACTGCGGGGCGGGTTCTGTGACGGAGGCACTTGTGAATAAGTGCCAGCTTGTGTTGTTGCCAGGGCCGTACGGAGATCATGTGATAAATGCAAGAATTCTGGGAAGGAAGTTGAGGGTTGGGGTTGAAGTCGAAAAAGGACAAGAAGATGGCTTGTTTAGCAAAGAAAGTGTGTGCAAAGCTGTTAAAACTGTTATGGATGATGAGAATCAAGTTGGAAGAGATGTGAGAGAAAATCATAGCAAAATTAGGAATCTCTTCTTAGCTCCACATTTTGAATCTTCTTGTGTTGATGGTTTCATTCGTCAGCTTCAGGATGTGCTTTAACAGGCTAATGTTTAGCTATTTCATTTTTTTagttacttttttccattagtgTTGTTATGCAAAGAGAAACCCGGAGCAACGGTTTAGTTGTTTGGGTGACTTCAAGGTAATGTGGATCCCATCCCATGTGGAACTTCTTCAGTAGTAAATGTTCTCATGATCGTTTTCCTTTTGTATATTGAGGTTTGACATCATACAAATatcatataaaaatttttattctcttgATAAGTAAGTGATATACATCTCTTTATTACTTATTCTTTTTATCACCTATCATTTTGCTGCATGTTTGAAGTCattaattttctttccaaaatcAATTTCAGTTTTTTCTAATTCAAATCACTAACATCTCTCAATCACATTATTATCCATTAAAATGCAATAATTCTTTACAAAAATTAtagaagttaaattaaaaatttttaacaacttctactatataatttatattttacatatagactattaaaaaataaaatataaaatataaacaaaaattaaaaaataaattttaaaaaataattatgaactcgtcatattaaaatcaataaataagcatacatacgaatattaaataaaaatattaaaataattaaaattatgacCTATTAGTACACATATGAGATAATTTGAAGAATACAATAAGACGTAtagtttaaaatttaataatattgattataaaaatttattaattatagatatcatatgtatgaaattatgaaaattatgagtacaaaattatgaatgttattaatatgaaattatgGGTGTTACATGTATGAatttatggatgttatgagtaaatttatgaattgaataaattaatttaagaatttgacgttttttaaattcaattatgataaaatttaaaaataaatatgttaattttatagttacttaagcaataactaaaaaatgatatgtgtatggatgtaatatctaataaacataaatttaatttttagatgttagt
The DNA window shown above is from Arachis ipaensis cultivar K30076 chromosome B08, Araip1.1, whole genome shotgun sequence and carries:
- the LOC107610564 gene encoding protein C2-DOMAIN ABA-RELATED 7-like, which encodes MSVEHILGAIKLRIKRGINLAIRDTYSSDPYVVVKMEEQKLKTAYIRKNINPVWNEELTLYVKDVATPITMQVFDKDIFTADDEMGDAFIDIRPYIGCHLMGLKSLPDGCVVKKIQPNRTNCLAEESTCFWRNGSIVQPMILRLKNVECGEIECEIEWRNIPGCKGLSGLRS
- the LOC107614329 gene encoding anthocyanidin 3-O-glucoside 2''-O-glucosyltransferase-like → MDGASSLHIVMYPWLAMGHLTPFLHLSNKLANRGHRISFFIPKRTISKLQHLNLHPQLITFIPIIVPQCPGLPHEAETTSDVPFSSIKHIATAMDLTYNVIELLLKDLNPQIVIFDFQHWLPNIARSHGIKCVQYFVVNPATIAYLASPARMRQGRNITESDLNNPPSPDFPEASIIDLRAHELRNMVAFRKREFGSGVLFFDRLSTGADLSDAVAFKSCREIEGPYVDYLESQYKKPVILSGPLLPEQPNTALDEKWESWLSKFKSGSVIYCALGTESPMEKNQVQELLLGLELTGFPFLAVIKPPMGYDSIEEVLPEGFKERTKERSVVHGGWVPQQLILGHSSVGCFITHCGAGSVTEALVNKCQLVLLPGPYGDHVINARILGRKLRVGVEVEKGQEDGLFSKESVCKAVKTVMDDENQVGRDVRENHSKIRNLFLAPHFESSCVDGFIRQLQDVL